A genomic region of Eucalyptus grandis isolate ANBG69807.140 chromosome 5, ASM1654582v1, whole genome shotgun sequence contains the following coding sequences:
- the LOC104444405 gene encoding uncharacterized protein LOC104444405, whose amino-acid sequence MFVGQAHQQQLPRWLHALLTEKFFNACIIHEEARKNEKNIFCLDCSASLCPHCFSLHRSHRLLQIRRYVYHDVIRLDDAAKLIDCAYVQAYITNSAKVVFLNQRPQAKQCRGSGNTCSTCERSLQDPFLFCSLYCKIDYLIRTEGGLSKYLLECNFLPLPEPGLDDGLMTPDSVLEPAGSNRTNSSGSGGYGGVGCKALACTAATDFVVRKKRTSVLVCNSPCRPVEPASASLMNRRKKTPHRAPLY is encoded by the exons ATG TTTGTGGGTCAAGCGCACCAGCAGCAGCTCCCGAGGTGGCTACACGCGCTGCTGACGGAGAAGTTCTTCAACGCCTGCATAATTCACGAGGAGGCCCGCAAGAACGAGAAGAACATCTTCTGCTTGGACTGCAGCGCCAGCTTGTGCCCTCACTGCTTCTCTCTCCATCGCTCCCACCGCCTCTTGCAG ATAAGGAGGTACGTGTACCACGATGTCATACGGCTGGACGATGCTGCAAAGCTGATCGACTGTGCTTATGTCCAA GCATACATAACAAACAGTGCAAAAGTGGTATTCTTGAACCAGAGGCCACAGGCGAAGCAGTGCAGAGGCTCCGGTAACACCTGCAGCACTTGCGAGAGGAGTCTCCAAGACCCTTTTCTCTTCTGTTCTCTTTATTGCAAG ATTGACTACCTCATCAGGACAGAAGGAGGGCTCTCCAAGTATCTACTGGAGTGCAACTTCTTGCCCCTGCCTGAACCTGGCCTGGACGATGGCCTCATGACCCCCGACTCGGTCCTCGAGCCGGCCGGCTCTAACCGAACCAACTCCAGCGGATCCGGAGGCTATGGCGGGGTCGGGTGCAAGGCCCTCGCCTGCACCGCTGCCACCGACTTCGTCGTGAGGAAGAAGCGGACCAGCGTGCTGGTTTGCAACAGCCCGTGCAGGCCAGTCGAACCGGCGTCGGCGAGCCTGATGaaccggaggaagaagactcCGCATAGGGCTCCTCTATATTGA